Genomic DNA from Inediibacterium massiliense:
ATAAGACACAACTTCAAACTATGCTTTTAGCTACTCAATCAAAATCTATATTAGGTGTATTCATTGGGGCTTCTTGTGCATTAGTACTAAGTGCTTTTTTAGGAGTACTGGCAGGATCTTATATTACAAAATTCATTCCTCCACATTATCTTCAATTTGCTGCTGGAATTGCCTTCATCATTATTGGAGTACTCACATTATTAGGAAAAGTATAATGTGCAAATCTCTCCAACAAATACATAGCTATATTTTCCTATTTAGACAAAAAGCCGCAGGATAAATGCCTGCAGCTTTTCTACTGTTTTTTAGGAATTCTTACAACTACTTCTACATATTCGCCTTTGTCTAATTGTTTATATTCGGCATTTAACCCCGTTTCTTTAATAGCATTATATGCATTTTTTAAAGTATTTAAATAAATTCTAAAATTAAAAGCACTTTTCATTCTTTGCTTTGAATTTTCTTCTTTCGGTCTAGTCATTTCTTCTAATATTTCTGTAATTCTCTTTTCTGTCTTTTTTACATTTAAATCTTTTTCTAGAATTTCTTTCATGACCATAAGCTGAAGCTTTTCATCATGAAGCTTAAGTAATGCTCTTCCATGTCTTTCTGTTAATCCATTTTCAATAAGCAATTCTTGTATTCTATCTGGAAGTTTCAATATTCTTAATTTATTGGCAATAGTAGATTGATTTTTTCCCACATTTTTTGCAATTTCTTGTTGAGTCAAATCATGATCTTCCATTAAATGAAGATATCCTTGTGCCTCCTCTA
This window encodes:
- a CDS encoding TMEM165/GDT1 family protein, translating into MLRVIMTSFWIVFIAELGDKTQLQTMLLATQSKSILGVFIGASCALVLSAFLGVLAGSYITKFIPPHYLQFAAGIAFIIIGVLTLLGKV
- the noc gene encoding nucleoid occlusion protein, with amino-acid sequence MIKDQNIAVLQIPVDSILPNPYQPRRVFKKSNLEELSESIKIYGVLQPISVRKIGEDSYELVAGERRLRAAKLANLITIPAIVSEMSDEDSAVLALIENLQREDLNFIEEAQGYLHLMEDHDLTQQEIAKNVGKNQSTIANKLRILKLPDRIQELLIENGLTERHGRALLKLHDEKLQLMVMKEILEKDLNVKKTEKRITEILEEMTRPKEENSKQRMKSAFNFRIYLNTLKNAYNAIKETGLNAEYKQLDKGEYVEVVVRIPKKQ